The genomic DNA TTTCATCTGGCTGTCTCATCAAAACTTGATCTGGCTGGCAGGCCCCAGCCGGCAGGTAATACTACAGCGAATCCAGCCAGTCACAACTGGCATCCTCATGCGGCGCACGTGCTTTCTGAAGCAGCCGAATCAGCCGTTGCTGTTCGCTGTCACTCAAATGCCCCAGCTGTTGCCCGTGCATCTGCACCACCGCTTTCTCCATTCGTTTGAGCAGGGTCTGCCCCTCCTCCGTAATGGTCACCTCCACCACGCGGCGGTTTTCGGGTAACCGACTCCGTTGCACCAGGCCCCGTTTCTCAAGGCGGTCCAGCATGCGGGTGGTATCCGGACAGCGGGAAATCAGCCGGCGGCCCAGCTCCATGGTCTGTACCGTTTCGGGGGCTGCCATCTGTAACAGCCGCAAAACGTTGTACTGTTGCGGAGAAAGTTCAAATTGGACAAACAGCGACTCTTCCAGCACCTTCAGGCAGTCATACGTCCGCCAGAGCTGCAGGAAGACCTCTTGTTCCGGTGAGTCAAAGCTCACACGCTGCGATTCGGTTTGGCTGGCTCGTGGATTCATAATCTCAATTAATGCGCGTTTCAACAATAGTTGTCAAGACAAATGTTGTCGCGACAGGGTTTCCGGGGGGCTCTCAGGAGGCAGCCGTACCTGCGCACAACGATCGCTACGTGGTTTCCGGTATTCCGACCCATCAGGGGAATAGGCCACGGATCAGGAAATATTAGCGATCTGATCCAGAATCTTGTCTTCGCCGGCGACCAGCAGCGTATCCGTGTCATTCAACAGCTTGTCCGGGTCGGGCGAGGCGATGATCTTATCCGTCAGAATATCGTGGACGGCGACGATGGTAATATCGTATTCCTGCCGCAGTTTCAGCTCGCGGATCGATTTCCCCATCCAGTCGTTGGGCACACCCATCTCCTGCAGGCTGAAGCCTTTCCCCAGTTTGACGTAGTTCAGAAGTGCGGAACCGGTCATGCGGGTTGCCAGGCTGATCGCGGAATCACGTTCGGGAAAGACGATATCGGTCACGCCGATGCGGTCCATCACGCGGGCATGATCATTCGACACAACTTTGACATAAATGTCCTTGATTTTCAGATCGTGCAGCGCCATCGTGGCCAGGATGCTGGCGGTGATGTCATCTCCGGTCGACACGATCGCCGCGTCCGCCTCTTTGGCACTGATGCGCACCAGCGTATCGAAGTCGGTTCCGTCGCCGACCACGGCATGCGAAATCAGCGACGCCAGCCGGTCGACCAGCGTTTCATTGAGATCGATGGCGATCACGTCGTGTCCCCCTTCATAGAGGGTGCGTGCCACGGAGAATCCGAAGTTACCCAGTCCGATGACCACAAAACGTTTCATGGCAATGCCCTGCTCTTTATATTCAGTTCACAATTAAGATACGATCACTAACCCACGATGACATCTTCGTAGGCCAGTCGGAATTTACTGCGATGTGCCAGGCGCACAATCAACGCGGATGCGATCACCAGAGGCCCGGTCCGCCCCGCAAACATCAAAAATATCAGCACCCACCGCGAAGGTAACGACAGCGAATCGGTCAGGCCCATCGAAAGCCCCACGGTATTAAACGCACTGATCGTTTCAAACAGCCGCACCAGGAACCGCTGCTCGTATCCATGGAAATCTCCAATCGACGACATCAGGAAGACTCCCGTCACGACCACCGATGTGGAGATCACAAATAAGCCGGTGCCCCGCTGAATGGTTTCATCCGGAATCGAGCGGCTGGCGAAAGTGGTCGTGGTCTGCGAACGCAGTTTGGACCAGGCCAGCAGTCCCAGCAGCGCGAAGGTGGTCGTTTTCAACCCACCGGCCGTCGAACTGGGGGAGCCGCCGATCATCATCAGGATCATCGTCAACAGGTTTGTACTATCGGTCGCCTGCTCGTAGTCGATCGAGTTGAACCCCGCTGTCCGGGGTGTGACGCTCAAAAACAGCGAGTTAGTCAGCTTATCTGTCAGAGACATCTCAGCCAGCAGATCGTTCCATTCAAAGCCGGCAAACAACAGCCAGCCGCCGAGGATCAGAATGAAGGAGGTCCACAACACCAGCTGACTGTGCACGGACAGGCGCTTGATCCGGGGCAGCGACTGCTGACGTTGGGCAAACCGCAGGTTCAGTTCCTGCATCGTTACGAAGCCGAGCCCACCCAGCATGATCAGGACCGAAATCACCAGCAGTGTCCCGGGAGAATCCTGATAGTTCATCAGCGAATTGCTGTTCGTCGAGAAGCCCGCATTACAGAAGGCACTCACGGAATGGAACACTGCAGGCCAGGCAGCCCCCTTCCAGCCCAGGCGGGGCACCCACAAACAATACAGAAAGAATGCTCCGGCAGCTTCAATCAGAAAAGTAAATTTCAGAATGTTAGTGATCAGCAGCCGCGCCGAAACCTGCGGGATCAGTTTGCGGGAATCCGCAGTCACGGATTCCAGGTTCAGCGAGATTTTTCGCCCCAGTGCAGTGATGATCACACTGGTCAGAATCAGCATCCCCAGACCACCCAGCTGAATCAGCAGCAGGATCAGCGCCTGGCCCCGCAGAGTGAAGTACGTAGCCGTATCGACGACAATCAGTCCGGTCACACAGACGGCACTGGTGGACGTAAAGATCGCATCGGTCCAGTTCAGGGGCTCTCCCTGGTAGATGCCCGGCAGGAATTTCAGCCCGAGGGATCCCAGGATGATGAGTGCGATGAAGGAACTGAGAAAGAGTTCCGCGGGGGCCAGCCACCGATTGGGAGTCAGCGCGTGACGCACGCCTGGCCCTTGATACCGAGAGACTGAAGAACCGTCCGGCCGGGTTGATTTTTTTGTGATCACTGTCGATACACCCGAGGGGTGTCCTGGACTTTCGCAGCAGATAAACTCAAAGTTGATTGCACATGCTGTTTTTCACACTCTCTGAGCACTTGTTGAAAAACATTCCATCTATTGTCCGTTTCCCGCATGCTTTCGCAAATGTGCCCCGCGCGATCCTCACATATTTTCCATTATTTTTTTCTGAACGCCACGTCCTCTGGAAAATCCACGGCGGATTGGTTAGAACCAGACTCCCGACCCCTCTAATACCACAGTCAAGTAATACCACATTCAAGAGCTAAGGATTTATACAGGCCCGATCATGTTGCTTGCCTTTATCGCGATCATCGCCGGACTCGCATTATTGATCTGGAGTACAGACCGCTTCATCGATGGTGCTGCAGTGACGTCACGCTATTTCGGTATGTCACCCCTGTTGATCGGCATGGTTGTCGTCGGCTTTGGTACCTCACTGCCGGAAATGGTGGTCTCGGTCATCTCCGCCTCCGAAGGGAACGCCGGCGTTGCGCTCGGGAATGCTTACGGATCGAATATTACCAATATCGCCCTGATCCTTGGTCTGACAGCGCTCATTAATCCACTGACGGTGCAGTCCAAGATCCTCCGCAAGGAATTACCCGTTCTGGGCGGTTGCACCCTGCTCTCTGCCTGGCAGATCTGGGATGGACACATCAGCCGTCTGGATGCGATTGTCCTCTTATCGGTCTTTGCCTTCCTGATGGGCTGGACCATCTGGCAGTCCGTCCGCAATCCGACCGACGAACTCGAAGCCGAAATGGAACGCGAACTCTCCAGTCATACCATGCCCATTAAACGCGCCGTAATCTGGCTGCTCGTCGGTCTGGTACTGCTGGTCGTCAGTTCCCGCATGCTGGTCTGGGGCGCTGTCTTCCTGGCCCGCTACTTTGGCGTGAGCGATCTGGTTATCGGCCTGACCATCGTCGCCGCAGGCACTTCGCTTCCCGAACTGGCATCCTCGATCATCGCCACCCGCAAAGGGGAATTTGATATCGCCGTCGGCAATGTCATCGGCTCCAACATGTTCAACACGCTGGCTGTGGTCGGCCTGGCCGGGGTGATTCACCCGATTTCCGTGAATGGAGAAGTCTTTTCCCGCGATGTGATGGTCATGCTGGCGCTGACCTTTTCCCTGTTCATTCTGGGACGTGGCTGGGGAGGCCCGGGACGCATCAACCGTTACGAAGGTGCTCTGCTCCTGGCCTGCTACATCGGCTACACCTGGTGGCTCATCCGTAGTGCCCTGCTCTGAAACAGGTCGCTTTCAGGCATCCAGGCTTGACAAAGGGAACTCCCTCCAAGATAGTTCATGCTGTTTCTCGGAAGGAATCTATCTCAATGAACTGGCTACAGAAAATCGCAATCATCTGGATGGTGGCAACCACGGTGCACGCCCCGTTCCCGGTCTGCGATGGTGACAATCTTCCCAGTGGCCAGACCGCTTCCCTCCGTTTTGCCGTGCTGGACCATTCTTTCGACCTCGATTTCATCCTGCTCGGCTGCGATCTGCCAGATGATTACGACGATGGTCCCCTCGATGTGGATCCGGAAGAGGGCTCCAGTTCGGTCTTTGGCTCGCCCTACACTTCCCCGGGACAACCGCTCAAGCTGTGTCTCTGGAATGCGGTCGATACCTGGGGCACGCTGTTCTGTATTCCCCCGGAACGCAGCATTGCCTGCCTGGCACGTACCGCGGATCGTTCCTCCTGCCTCCCCTTTCAGAATTTCTCATTTGGAAAACTGAGCCAGTTCGGAATCGCGCATGTTCATTGTTAAGCAGTGAACCGCATTTCGTGTTTAGCTCAATACCGTTTTCCCTGACAGCCCGATGTGGTGCGCTGTCAGCCTGTAATGAGGATTCCAATGCGCGTCCATCCTACTGCTTACATCCATCCCGATGCCATCGTCCACCCTACGTGTGACATCGGCCCCCACGTCGTCATTGAGGGCCCGGTGCGCATCGGTGCTAACTGTCACCTGGGACCGTCCGTGGTTGTCATGGGGAATACCGACATCGGCTCCGATTGTGAAATTCATGCACACGCCGTTATTGGCGATACGCCCCAGGACCGAAAATATACCGGGGCGATCAGCTACTGTCGCATTGGCCAGCGCTGCGTGATCCGCGAATCGGTCACCATCCACCGGGCCAGCATCGAACAGGCGACGACAATCATCGGCAACGATTGCCATCTGATGACCTGTTCCCACGTGGCCCACGACTGCATCCTCGCGGATGAAGTCACACTCGTCAGCGGCGCCCTGCTCGGCGGTCACGTGCAGATCGGATCTCAGGCAATCATTTCGGGCAATGTCGGCATCCATCAGTTCGTACGCGTCGGGCAACTCGCCATGCTGGGAGGTGTCGCCATGATCAGCCGCGATGTTCCCCCTTTCACGATGACGGACCACCAGGGCGAAATCATCGGCCTGAATGCAGTCGGTCTGGCTCGGCGGGGGATCTCAGACGCAGAGCAGCAGGACTTGAAAAACCTGTTTCGAGTTATCTGTCGTTCAGGAATGTCTCACTCACGCTCTCTTGAATTGGCTGAAGAACTGGCCCTGACCGACATCGGACGCCAGTTCGTGGAATTCTTCCAGGTGGACACACAGCGGGGGTTCGCTCGATTTCGAGGCAAAAAATCACGCTCCCGGAAAAACCTGGTCCCCCCGGTACCGCAACCACCGCTTTCTGAGTAATCCCTCTTCGAATTTCGTAAGTCTCTTTTCTGCGTTACTCATACGGGCATGTCAGGCAGCAGCAGCAGTTAAAAGTCAATGTGCGGTAGCGGGATACCGCCCCGGACCCTCTTTCAGGTGAGAGATTAGGACGAACCTGGAATGTTCCGGGGCGGTACATTTTTGACCCGCGCAGCCAGACAATGCTGGCATCACTGCCGACAGCGATTACAATAAACGGGACGACGTGCTTCTACGTCAGCTGATCCCTTTTGCATCGACACTTCTTACACGGGGAACTTTATTATGCGCCGCTGCTTCCTGGTTTTGATCGTGCTGGCTCTCGCCTGCTTTACTCGTGCTGGTCACCTGCAGGCAGAAGGCTATCGGACCTCCATCGGAACCGGCGCCGATCGCATTCCCGTCATCGTGGTCTCAGGCACTCCCTATGAAATGGGTCTGCAACAGGGAAAACTGATCCGGGAAGAAGCCACGCAGATGATCAATTCGCTGCTGCAAAAGGTACAGGCCGCCGGACCAGAGCGTGCCTCCGATGCCCATCTGGATGCCGCCTGGAACGCCATCGCACCGCATACCGATGTCCGCTTCAAAGAAGAACTCCGCGGCTTCGCTGAAGGGACAGGCCTACCGCTGAAAACGTTGCAGCGGGCACACGCGTTACCTGTCGTCATGG from Gimesia sp. includes the following:
- a CDS encoding TrkH family potassium uptake protein, giving the protein MRHALTPNRWLAPAELFLSSFIALIILGSLGLKFLPGIYQGEPLNWTDAIFTSTSAVCVTGLIVVDTATYFTLRGQALILLLIQLGGLGMLILTSVIITALGRKISLNLESVTADSRKLIPQVSARLLITNILKFTFLIEAAGAFFLYCLWVPRLGWKGAAWPAVFHSVSAFCNAGFSTNSNSLMNYQDSPGTLLVISVLIMLGGLGFVTMQELNLRFAQRQQSLPRIKRLSVHSQLVLWTSFILILGGWLLFAGFEWNDLLAEMSLTDKLTNSLFLSVTPRTAGFNSIDYEQATDSTNLLTMILMMIGGSPSSTAGGLKTTTFALLGLLAWSKLRSQTTTTFASRSIPDETIQRGTGLFVISTSVVVTGVFLMSSIGDFHGYEQRFLVRLFETISAFNTVGLSMGLTDSLSLPSRWVLIFLMFAGRTGPLVIASALIVRLAHRSKFRLAYEDVIVG
- a CDS encoding TrkA family potassium uptake protein, whose protein sequence is MKRFVVIGLGNFGFSVARTLYEGGHDVIAIDLNETLVDRLASLISHAVVGDGTDFDTLVRISAKEADAAIVSTGDDITASILATMALHDLKIKDIYVKVVSNDHARVMDRIGVTDIVFPERDSAISLATRMTGSALLNYVKLGKGFSLQEMGVPNDWMGKSIRELKLRQEYDITIVAVHDILTDKIIASPDPDKLLNDTDTLLVAGEDKILDQIANIS
- a CDS encoding calcium/sodium antiporter; protein product: MLLAFIAIIAGLALLIWSTDRFIDGAAVTSRYFGMSPLLIGMVVVGFGTSLPEMVVSVISASEGNAGVALGNAYGSNITNIALILGLTALINPLTVQSKILRKELPVLGGCTLLSAWQIWDGHISRLDAIVLLSVFAFLMGWTIWQSVRNPTDELEAEMERELSSHTMPIKRAVIWLLVGLVLLVVSSRMLVWGAVFLARYFGVSDLVIGLTIVAAGTSLPELASSIIATRKGEFDIAVGNVIGSNMFNTLAVVGLAGVIHPISVNGEVFSRDVMVMLALTFSLFILGRGWGGPGRINRYEGALLLACYIGYTWWLIRSALL
- a CDS encoding MarR family transcriptional regulator; the encoded protein is MNPRASQTESQRVSFDSPEQEVFLQLWRTYDCLKVLEESLFVQFELSPQQYNVLRLLQMAAPETVQTMELGRRLISRCPDTTRMLDRLEKRGLVQRSRLPENRRVVEVTITEEGQTLLKRMEKAVVQMHGQQLGHLSDSEQQRLIRLLQKARAPHEDASCDWLDSL
- the lpxA gene encoding acyl-ACP--UDP-N-acetylglucosamine O-acyltransferase; amino-acid sequence: MRVHPTAYIHPDAIVHPTCDIGPHVVIEGPVRIGANCHLGPSVVVMGNTDIGSDCEIHAHAVIGDTPQDRKYTGAISYCRIGQRCVIRESVTIHRASIEQATTIIGNDCHLMTCSHVAHDCILADEVTLVSGALLGGHVQIGSQAIISGNVGIHQFVRVGQLAMLGGVAMISRDVPPFTMTDHQGEIIGLNAVGLARRGISDAEQQDLKNLFRVICRSGMSHSRSLELAEELALTDIGRQFVEFFQVDTQRGFARFRGKKSRSRKNLVPPVPQPPLSE